The genomic stretch ATCATCATTTCCGCATCGGTGATGACAAGGAGCGTGATCCGAAAACCATATTTGAAATGACAAACCGATACCATTTCATGCACTCGCTAGCGCTTCTAGCTGCTCCACTGGCCAGAAAACCGTATTTGGTAAAATTTGTACATAACTAATATTAAGCACCATGATACAAAAATGTTTTGTTTATAGACCACAATACTGATTACTTCTGGCATGGTGTTGTTTTGCGGAACATGCTATTatatatcgttcacaaacgatCGTCAGGTCGGAAAATTCACCCCGGTAGGGGGATTCCTTCTGATTTTTGGATGGCTTTCCTTCATACTCTAAATCATTGAACTGCTTTTCTGTTTTTACTCATGGCTTCACAGTAGTTGAATATAACTACGCAAAAACAAGTTAAATATATGTGTTagtgtcaaaacaaaacaaaaacagtaAAATGAAATACGTATGTTTCTCCTCGCGGTATTAAGAAACGATAACCTTCGGATCAACGTTGCACCGATCGATAACATACTGCGGCATGCAGAAGGTAGGATTTACTTTGCGCAACCGACTGTCACCCAGCAGGGACAGCGCTCCGAGACCGAACAGCGTATGGAAAATGTCCGGCATATTACCCGTGCGATCCGAAAAGCCTCCCGTTTCCGCATCCTGACAGGAGAGGATAAATTTTTCCAACTTCTCCGAGCTGATCCAGTGAAGCCGTCCCATGATGGTTAACGATGCCAGCACCCACCAGGAATAGCACACATCCGGCAGCTTTTCAGGTCTTCCGTTGAGTCCTCCGCTGGGAAGCTGTCGTTCACAGAGCCACCAGGCTAGCTTTTCACAATCCAGCCTGTGCAGCTGGTCGGTGATGGACAAAAATCCCACACAGCAGTAGATCAGACCGGCGTGACTTTCGGCACTGGGCTTCGAACCGAAGCCCCCGTCGGAGTTACAACAGGACATGACAAAGTTGACAGCTTTCTCCAAATCGATCACGTTCATTttgttctgcaaaaaaaaaacttcaatgaaACGTTAGCAAACTACCCAAAAACCTACAATCAAGCTGAGGATAGCGACGGCACAAAAGGAAAATCTAGTGTCCACTTCACCCCATTTGTCCCCGAAGAAGCTACCGTCCAACTGCTGTAATGAGCCGACGTATCGCGCTACCGCTTCCGTATCTATTTCCTCCAAACAATCATAAATGCATAGGATCTGTATCGCGCTGAGAGTATACAGTATATGAGGATCATGACCCTCACAAGCGGCGATTCCGCCGCTTAGTGGACATTGACATTTTCGTATAAATTCCAGTATCTCCTGCTTATCAAGTCGTTCAAGCTTGTGCATCAGATCAAGCCCAGTTACGCCCCAATAGATCCCGGACATACGCAGAAATTCGGTCATGCAATACTCCTGTAATGAAATTATGTTATTCTTGGAAGGCTAAGATATTTAAAAGCACTGTGAGTACTAACGTAGTCATTTTTATTGTTCCCATGATTGGCAATGTATTCTACGTGTTTGTCGAATAGCAGTTCCCGGGGTTCATCGCTGATGGATACATCGTTGGTTACAAATGCCTGCAAATATCAGACATTCAATTTACTCTTACCATTCTCTCACTTATCCAAATAGGTAGTTCGACTGACCATACTATTTCCTATTTTTGGTTACTACTTTCCTAAAACACTGTTCTACTTTTGTTAGAAAAATCTATCGAAGATCTCACGCCAATGGCGAAAATGAAATATTGATaaaacaattttattgaaatgacCGTCGAAACAAAACATAAGTCAAATTAATCAGACACTTTATAGTACGAATGGGCGATACTTATAGCGATACCATAGATGGTATTAAAGTatcgattattttgttaacGCTCTATCCAGGGGCTagacagtgagtaaatttgagtttttccgAGTTTAACTGGAGAAAACCTAAAAAGTAAAGAGCGAATCTGAGTAACTCTTGTGTCTatgattttgaagtagaatacttctcaggaagttcggctacataggggtgtgaaatgaaaatctaaaaccgaaaaaagtgaaaaatatgtccaatttcaaatgctaataaatcggttagtattcgatgaaatttcttcgttcttgcagcaatagattggaaaatcttctaagattcttcccaaaataagataattgtaattttattattcacactcttgtactattgaaaacagtaagccttgtcaaaacgaaaaattcaacctctgattggtcgttatatgattgcttcccaagcccggtcgacagaatcatataccttgcaattgaaaacatgctatttggcctatataagagcctgtttcaatcgaagccgctcataatagttctagacatcgacaacagcagtcgtcctaccttagcagcagcactagccctgtggttggtcaccacgtctcaggagcagcgcggtttttctcagcgtgtgtcgccagactgccattattccccccgtgttgtttattcaatgtataaacaaaacattgaaggttaataattttctggcatcaacacaagcagacattctgtgcgggatgcaatcaaactctgttgtagttgtctaatttttactttatttgtgttaaccccccactgtaggggcagcgcaaaggctgtgatcagcataaccgactttgaataacaaactgccctgttagaccgcattcacaaagacagttcgactatgcagagctaatatgaagtcgattcaatcaatcagcatgaacacaatttcgtcgtctcccagctgccaagttgcaacatgatgcagcacgcaacagcgagcaaacgtaatcgcttgatgttacaaatcgtaataagatacgggttaaaactgttgcgtgtgtgtgagagcaccatcggtgtttattcgatggatacaaaaatcatatgcgaattgtggaataattcgtctgaagtacattagagaatggaaaaactgaactgaaaggcgtggcctatttcgtagcacccttcggctataaaagagtgtttctgcgaaaactagctacattcattagtcggaaggtgagctggatggactaTCCActacgttgacagcagtagcagcagcagcagtaacagacaatagcagcgggttgcgcctgtggctgcattcaaattaaacaaactacttgccctgtggttggtcaccacttctcgggagcagcgcggttcttctcaacgtgtgtcgccagactgccattattccccccgtgttggggcagcatgaagattgccatcagaaaatccaattttgaacatcaaaatgcctttttcaaggcaaataaacaagtcattgaaagttaataatttttgacaacgcgagcaagtattctgtgttggatcctagcaattaaaatctgtcgcacccgtctaatttactgaatgtgaaatagcttccacagtgcatgttgtgcgtgtatcttaattcccgcactgttagggcagcctgaaggttgcgatcagcaaccgattttgaaccacaaaatacctttttcaaggcaaataaacaagtaattgaaggttaaaaattttctggcattaacACAAGCaggcattctgtgcgggatgcaatcaaattctgttgtagttgtctaatttttactttattgagttaaccccccactgtaggggcagcgcaaaggctgcgatcagcataaccgactttgaataacaaactgctctgttagaacgcgttcacaaagacagttaggcctCTGCACGCGAGCGATGGGCGGGAagcttgccgtaggtaaataaacaactctctttacggctgttcagcattctggattttggcaatcaaaacttctgctggctgtctgattttcagtatgaaaacagccttcaactttgttaTCAAAATGCCTGACTacaatttggtaatattgtttgagttaaatgtttacaaaattttacaattttcctcTTGCTCCCATTCAATagaacaggtaatacgatgccttcgtcatacgcaagttcaccataactcctgctatcggcgtaacacagagatgcaatcagcgtcatatccattttaaattcaacaacacactgtcatttttaggacaaccaaacaaatgaattgaagattttatattttctcgttctgagctttaaccaaaagttaattatcttaatttgaattcacatgtacatatactctgactgttgaaacttgtttgcgccgcaaagagtttgttcttttcctgttcagtgaggtcgtatttatatgtgcaaactgaaattgagtagtacttcaacttcatttgcacagaattttcaatactgccaatgagcggtcaacatttatttgcaagaaaaaatgactgacacgcaagcagccgggttatctttcttgtaaaagtattctacttcaaccttgcggtcgtggctttgcacacaaccctcctgtgatttttgtttgttagggaattaggattacgttgtccattgatgtgaacttttgtgtCTATGTGTCTATGATGGGAAATTTTTCTTTTCCCATCGCAATGTGCATCTTGGCTTATGCTTTACTATGAAAAATTAAACATTACAGTTAAAACCGGAACTTATCGGCTCCAACTAGGATCGTGAAACGCCATTgaacaataaaatattttcagcaACAAGTTAATTTGTCTCTATCAAATTGACCCACCTTATCCAAGACGTCGAACCCACACAAAAGTTGCTCGATCCCACCgttcatatatttttcttgttttcaaggtaatcaaagatgtgaatcCTCTGACAATTTTGAAGTAATATTGCGTAAATTAGAGCAACTCCTGAGCAAAAGAGAAACTCGATAAAAGCTGTCTTGCCCCTCGATTTTTGTATAACACGAAACGTTCGAGCCCTTCCGCTAAACGAAATCCaaaggtcaattttttttcttacattCCATtgataggctgaccagacgtaccgttttgcctttctcctagaaaggtatagcaatcactggaaaaaccaaaggtataaaaatggttccaatggccgaatgtcatataccactcgacccctttcgacgaactgagcattttctgtaagtatgtatgtatgtgtgtatgtgtgtgtgtgtatgtgcaacttttttttctcactcactttgctcagagatggctggaccgattttcataaaattaattgcaaatgaaaggtctagttgcgccagaggttgctattgaatttcattgtaatcgggtttttagtttagaggttatgtatcaaaatgtaaaaatcacgaaacatcaatatctcagaaaccacacaaccgatttcaataaaactgatttcaaatgatcgggctgtctccagaacccttaacttttgaatttcgttatgattgaacatatggttcaaaagttatgtaaagaaaagttattctGAGGTTTtataaactcactcatttttctcagagatggctgaaccgattttcacaaatttagtgtcaaatgaaaggtctagttgccccataggttgctcttgaatttcattgcaatcggattgtaactttgtccgttgttcataaaaatgtgaaatcacttaatgaaagtaaacatgttgactttctcctaacgatcacttgctaattaaaaggtagaaaagtgatccagatggctgaatgtcatatactactcgactcagttcgacgaatcgagcaatttctgcatataagcatgtataggtgtatatgtttgtgtgtgggtgtttacgtgtgtatgtttttttcgcactcacttttctcagagatggtctgaccgaaccgatttcaatgaaattagttgcaaatgaaaggtctagttgccccataagaccctattgaattttattgtaatctgatttctagtttaaaccacgaaacttcaatatctcagaaactacacaaccgatttgaactaaattgatttcaaatcaacctaaaaaacccttaacttttgaattttatgaggattgaacatgtggttcagaagttatggaaataaacgtgttctggagactattcaatctcacttgtgtttctcagagatggctgaaccgattaccataaaatcagtgtcatatggaaggcctagttgcctcataagaccctaatgcttttttttctacaaacggattattacgttgcctgttatgtttaaaaatgtgatacccagctatgaaaagaaacatattccgataacaacttggactcactcacttttctcagagatggttgacccgatttccacagaattagtatcaaatgaaaggtctagctgcctcataacaccctattgaattttgctgtaatcagactgtaacttcgtctgtaatgtatcgaaatgtgaaaatcactaaacttcattatctcggaaactacacaaccgaattgataaatattgatatcagatgaacgggctagttaagggttaactgatgaattatgattgaacacgtggtttcaaagtttggctgccctatacgttaccttttcatttgattgtaatcaaacttaagcaatcgtcatgttttaatttgtaaaacaacgaaagtctattatctcaagtattacacgacttatttgaacataactagtgtcatacaaaagagtcatctctcaaacttacatttttttctgtatggacttcctcattGCGACCAGAACCGTAGATCTATTgcgagatatgcccgggtgtctgctgtatcccgcacttctgttaatagcaataccgctattgagaagtggcatgcttattattattgttcatcagtgcttttgtgtaatgtgatactcttccttacacgcttactgttctactataccgatactcgttccacttgccaaatatcaccagttataattccctggagaagttccgtcgtgcgtccttctggccagttttattgataagagggacttatttttttaaagaggaagtcacgcaaagatattgtagatttcaacgtaaaggaagggtaactggtggcctggttctactaagattcgaacccacgaccatccgcttgacaaagtggactctgtaaccttgcggctacgcagctcccctaaacttacaaataacgaacttcataacaatttgatatgctgttcaaaagttttgtagttttgtataacaatttgatatgctgtttaaaaaaatgaagtttgaaggagaaaggctgagtctgaccgctaggtggataatttaggttttttcgactatttttaaccgtcccgtctttttgccattttgtaccgttttcggatactccttgaaaaaatcttaaatagagctttgcattgaaattttcTTAGATGGAAAATGAGTTTCTAAGCAGCcaggatttttttaatattactgaGTACTTTTTGTGCCTTCCTGACAGTATCGCACCGCTGGAAGGACATCCCCTTTCGTGAACTGACGGAAAAGTCGCGtttgaaagttgagaccatgataattgttaagGTACGTTTAGACTATTAGACATGTCGGTCTGATTTTGACTACGGCAGAAATCGGAAGTCTGCTCGATTTACCGTTCGTCATACTTTGTCGAACCCGTGTGTATGGAAGTGTTCACACTGCTTGCACAAGTTAAAAGGAAGAACTGCCAAATGAATTTTTTCCTCCATTTGAATATTGGCCAGGACacgaaaaacgaaaatgatgtttgttattgcaagccaaaacaaaaaactgaaacaaATTCAAAGGTTGCTATGTTCCTGAAGTCGAACGAAAAACAGGAACGTTTCTATTCCATTCGACATATCGAACGGCATGTCGAATCACAATATCGAATAGGTGTAAACGTAAACCAACATTGCATTcgatatattttcgagcaatcaGCTCGAATCAGATGAAAAAATCAGATAGTCTAAACATACCTTTATTCAAAATCTCATCATTATGAGAGAAATCTCAGCAActcatagcaaaaaaatcacactcTTCAGGATCGGGTAAGTTTATCGAagcaatgaataattttttgcatgctttggttggtgaaaatttttgataatcaattttatcatgtgtcccgtgttttgaacccatttgtcccgtttttatcccgagaaaatctggccAGCCTACATTGACCGCAGTTCAAAAATTTCGTAAGTCCCAGCTGGGAAACTTATttcctatccagctttttacgcgccataatggcggacgctataatgcgaagttcgtaataaattaaccactcttttgacaactctgcttacgtcagtttgaagtcttcatacaatttatcaaaagaaaaatatttctggcaacatttgtgttgccaatttttcagaaatcacagcagagaggttcgcatattacgaacacgcattatagcgaccgccattatggtacgtaaaaagctggatagagtTTTTCAAGCGAAAACTTACgaacactacgacacggcccgctttacactgtatattgaaatttgtgagagtgtgaatcatactcggtagttttttattctcacttttAGACGACAGTTCTCACGGGTGACAAAATTTTCTTACAGcaaacaaagaaaaatcgaatacatcgcactaatacaaacgcgcCTGGAGAACTCTATTCTAGTTTTCACTTCAATGTCAATCttatttcacggagctaatTTTTGCCACCTCACTTTAGGTGAAATCGGGAAtatgtctaaaaaagtgaagtaagcgtgagagtgaaatatataatatatttctaaatattgttttttttttatctcccagAATAAAAAAGTTCGACATATTTGTGAAAAAGCTTAGTTTTCCAATCCAATAAAagtgccaatatctcagcccccccgATGAGCCCTGGGCTTGATGGTTGAGCTCCTATCTCGGGTTCTTATAGCTTTACGGAATCCTAAGATGGAGCCACAAAACTATTGTATGAGAGTTTTGACAGCCCAAGGGTGCGTGCTCCTGGGTGGCGGATGGGAGCTAAGGGAGATGATGAGAGTCAGATACCTATGTTGTAGTCTTTCCTACTCTGATCTCGGCAATCTCCTATGTGAGGATGTTTCTTAACAATATCAATTAACACTAAAGAGTTTTTCTCACACGTGGACCAGACCACATAGTGCAAGCTCTTTTCTTGTCTGTAGCCATGAATGCATTACAGTCTCACATGATACTTCGTTACCTATTAGATAAAATGAATTAatgcttttacttttttctggcagtgtgactcttatgcaTTCATGGATGGACTGTAGTTAAGCGTGAAATTAAATTCTTTACTATTTATTGTTAGTGTCATGAGCAAAGTTGTATTGTTGTATGTAGTATTATTTAGTAAACGTGTACGTGGTTTCTTTCTCGACTACATCGTTCATATATACATTCTGTTTCATTTtcccttttcgtttttttttaatattttcatttattttttattctgagTTTCATAATAAAATTTCGAGTTTAGATGTCTAGATATGTATTGAATTCACCAACACAGCGAAATTTGATCAAGGAACCACAGTTCTTCGTTTTCAAAGCTAAGTATTATGTTATCATgtctttttttgtttattgattagcatatgttgttattattatgttccgtttttttattattgttattgttataattgttacgattattattgttattatcattattgttattattatcatCATTGTTTTTCAGCATAGTAAACTCAAACAAACAGATGCACATAcatttacacacacacgcacttaCACTTACACACACTTATTAACCTTCAGAGATCCTTGCCTTTCCTTATCCTTCGGCAGTTAACTGACTAGTTATAACTCAGGGGTCTTGCAAAGATGCTACCCTAACAATACAGTATTTTTGCAACTTGCTCAGGGTTATTCTAGTTATTTACACAGAATTTAATTGACCAGCTGGTTACTGAGGCTGTGATGCCAATCCTCTTAACACTGGTATAGCATGAATGGTGCCTCATAACACCAGTGACCCGACCCTTGGCCCCCTTCTATACctcacaaatacaaatacaaaatatcTCAGCAGAGATAACAAGGATCTTTTTTTCGTgtaagaaaaattgtttttcatctATTTTGGAGGGGTTTTATCTCAAAACTATGGATAAAATTTATTTCCCTGCCATAAAACTGAACCTTGACGTGGTGCATGGGCTTATAGACAAATCAGTCAATGAACAGCGGTCACATTCACTTCTGAAAGTGGGCTCAAATAATGTATGCATAAATGTTCTAAAATTTCAAGTGGGAAAACGGGGAACAATTCTATAGAATGTGATTCTTGCGCTGTGCAGaaagtgttttattttaatcagaAGTAAAGCCATAATAAAAGAATTGCATGTTTTTAGAAGAGTGAACAAATTCTTTGTTATCTTAAAAGGTCATGtattacacacttaatttatctcggcggATTTCCCAGCAACTGATCAAACTCggtgatatattatttatttatttatttttttctcctacCGTAAACTTTAGCTTAGCCGAAAAATTTGTAAGACAGTTCATTGAGTTTATCAGCTCAACAGACCTCAACAATAAAATCTAAGCGTGTACATGCACAGGTGCAATTCGTTATATGAATACGTCACATGTGATGCAATAATCTAATATAAATGAAAaacttattattattactatcattgttattattattgtttttttgaagtagaatacttctctcaggaagttcggctacatagggatgtgaaatgaaaatctaaaaccgaaaaaagtgaaaaatatgtccaatttcaaatgctaataaatcggttagtattcgatggatttccttcgttcttgcagcaatagattggaaaatcttctaagattcttcccaaaataagataactgtaattttatttttcacactattgtactattgaaaatagtcaagccttgtcaaaacgaaaaattcgacctctgattggtcgttatatgcttgcttcccaagcacggtcgacaggatcatataccttgcaattgaaaacatgctatttggcctatataaaagcctgtttcagccggagccgctcataatagttctagacagcgacaacacagtcgtccttccttagcagcagcactagctctgtggttggtcaccacgtctcaggagcagcgcggtttttctcagcgtgtgttgccagacagccattattccccccgtgttggggcagcatgaagattgccatcaggaaatccaattttggaaatcaaaatgcctttttgaaggcaaataaacaagtcattgaaagttaataatttttgtcatcgcaagcaagtattctgtgttgcatcctagcaattcaaatttgtcgcacccgtctaatttactgaatgtgaaatagcttccacagtgcatgttgtccgtgtattttaatttccccaatgttagggcagctcaaaggttgtagttagcaaccgattttgaacagcaaaatgcttttttgaaggcaaataaaaaaacaattgaaggttaatagttttctggcatcaacacaagcagacattctgtgcgggatgcaatcaaattctgttgtagttgtctaatttttactttatttagtaaactctccactgtaggggcagcgcaaacgctgcgatcagcataaccgacattgaat from Wyeomyia smithii strain HCP4-BCI-WySm-NY-G18 chromosome 3, ASM2978416v1, whole genome shotgun sequence encodes the following:
- the LOC129729893 gene encoding transmembrane protein 256 homolog gives rise to the protein MGVRDATNYLLFNNPVASGVWGFLSSSKSKTAAITQQAASQTTKVVAETLPPMWKLLGSNRHILKIAGLSGATAVMLGAYGAHHHFRIGDDKERDPKTIFEMTNRYHFMHSLALLAAPLARKPYLTTILITSGMVLFCGTCYYISFTNDRQVGKFTPVGGFLLIFGWLSFIL
- the LOC129729890 gene encoding geranylgeranyl transferase type-2 subunit beta, translated to MAFVTNDVSISDEPRELLFDKHVEYIANHGNNKNDYEYCMTEFLRMSGIYWGVTGLDLMHKLERLDKQEILEFIRKCQCPLSGGIAACEGHDPHILYTLSAIQILCIYDCLEEIDTEAVARYVGSLQQLDGSFFGDKWGEVDTRFSFCAVAILSLINKMNVIDLEKAVNFVMSCCNSDGGFGSKPSAESHAGLIYCCVGFLSITDQLHRLDCEKLAWWLCERQLPSGGLNGRPEKLPDVCYSWWVLASLTIMGRLHWISSEKLEKFILSCQDAETGGFSDRTGNMPDIFHTLFGLGALSLLGDSRLRKVNPTFCMPQYVIDRCNVDPKVIVS